The window AAAAACGCCCAGGGTCAAACGCTTCTTGCTGCTTGGCACGTTCTAAGACCCCAGACCACAGGGTGAAACGATGAAAGACCCCCGATGGACTTTTAGCAATTTGCCTTATGATCTAAGCCAGTTATTGAGTTATTCGGTTTTTAGATTAGACCCTCAACGCAAGTAATTTATCGGAAAGTTGATTAATAAGTTTCGTAAATTTTCGGTTACTTAAGTTATAAGTAGGAGAAAAATTAAGCGTGCATCAAACCTTAGAAAATAAAATTGCCAAGCGTTCCGCTAATATTGCGGTAATTGGCCTAGGTTATGTGGGGCTGCCATTAGCGGTGGGATTAGCCCAGCAGGGTTTTAAAGTTTTTGGGATTGATACAGACCCCAAAAAAGTTCAAAAACTACAAGCTGGTTTAAGTTATATCCCCGACATCCCGCACTCAAGTATTAAAAAGCTAAAACTCCAACGAAATTTTTTGCCTGGCACCAACTTTCAACCTTTAAGCAAAGCAGACTGCATTATCATTTGTGTGCCTACACCCTTACGCAAAAGTCACGACCCCGACATTTCTTATATTGTCGCCGCAGCGACTCATGTACGCAAGCATCTCCGCAGGGGTCAACTCATCGTTTTAGAAAGCACCTCTTATCCTGGCACCACCGAAGAAGTGTTGCTGCCGCAATTAACTCAAGCGGGGCTTAAAGTGGGCAAAGACTTTTTTTTGGTATTTTCGCCCGAAAGAATTGACCCGGGTAATAAAAAATTTCAATTGCACAACACTCCCAAAATTGTGGGCGGCTGCACGCCTCACTGTACCAAGCTTGCAAGCCTGCTCTACGGTACGATCGTTGGAAAAGTGCACACCGTAAACGACCCCAAAACTGCGGAGATGGCAAAATTGTTGGAAAATACTTTTCGCGCCGTGAATATTGGCCTGGTTAATGAAATTGCCATTATCTGTCACCATCTTCAATTAAACACCTGGGAAGTT of the Deltaproteobacteria bacterium genome contains:
- a CDS encoding nucleotide sugar dehydrogenase, with protein sequence MHQTLENKIAKRSANIAVIGLGYVGLPLAVGLAQQGFKVFGIDTDPKKVQKLQAGLSYIPDIPHSSIKKLKLQRNFLPGTNFQPLSKADCIIICVPTPLRKSHDPDISYIVAAATHVRKHLRRGQLIVLESTSYPGTTEEVLLPQLTQAGLKVGKDFFLVFSPERIDPGNKKFQLHNTPKIVGGCTPHCTKLASLLYGTIVGKVHTVNDPKTAEMAKLLENTFRAVNIGLVNEIAIICHHLQLNTWEVLQAAATKPFGYMPFYPGPGLGGHCIPVDPHYLSWKLRTVNYRTRFIELATEVNQSMPNYVVQMLVRGLNQQRKAILGAKILMLGVAYKKNVSDTRESPAYEIYQQLKNLGAKVDYHDPFVPSWKTEIASLKSITFTQRSLKKYDAGIIVADHDKVDYRSLVAALPLLVDTRNATRNIRSKKIFKI